From the genome of Cytobacillus firmus, one region includes:
- a CDS encoding YwaF family protein: protein MFSVTGMQGFEIFSLMHLVTLFLFFFTAWWLVYYRQALRAYRKIMKWTLFFTLLACEVTYHVWLVLTNQWDVSNLPLQLCSLSTFIALFLFLKPNQKAFWLLYFIGTIPPILSMVTPDMVYQFPHYRYIKYFLHHSAIPLAVLYFILFEGYRVPKKAVLTGFLTLNVIAVPVFFLNLLLGTNFFYLASPTETKTLLSFFGNGVWYYITLEAAALFVFFITFLPMHYLQRAEQKRVRDN from the coding sequence ATGTTTTCGGTAACGGGAATGCAGGGTTTTGAAATATTTTCGCTTATGCATCTGGTTACGTTGTTTCTTTTCTTTTTTACGGCCTGGTGGCTGGTGTATTACAGGCAGGCGCTCAGGGCTTATCGGAAAATCATGAAATGGACGCTGTTTTTTACGCTGCTTGCCTGTGAAGTGACGTATCATGTATGGCTGGTCCTGACAAATCAGTGGGATGTGTCAAATCTGCCTCTCCAGTTATGTTCCCTGAGCACTTTTATTGCACTTTTCCTATTTTTAAAGCCTAATCAAAAGGCTTTTTGGCTGCTTTATTTTATTGGTACAATTCCTCCCATTTTAAGCATGGTGACACCTGATATGGTTTACCAATTTCCTCATTACCGCTACATCAAATACTTTCTTCATCATTCAGCTATTCCTTTGGCCGTACTATATTTTATTTTGTTTGAAGGATACAGGGTGCCGAAAAAAGCGGTGCTGACCGGCTTTTTAACACTCAATGTGATTGCGGTGCCAGTCTTCTTTTTAAATCTGCTGCTGGGGACCAATTTCTTCTATTTGGCGAGCCCGACAGAAACCAAAACCCTTCTGTCATTTTTTGGTAATGGTGTCTGGTATTATATAACGCTAGAAGCAGCTGCGCTATTTGTCTTTTTTATCACTTTTTTACCGATGCATTATTTGCAGAGAGCAGAACAAAAAAGAGTTCGGGACAATTAA
- a CDS encoding glutathione ABC transporter substrate-binding protein: MLMAGCSSEESGGTSEKENSGKSASGKDQELVIAVNENFISMDPHNTGDTNSNSVQTAMLEGLLGSDEEGQIIPQLAEEYSVSDDALEYTFKLRQGVTFHDGEPFNAEAVKTSFERIMKDESLRLNSRGFNLITSIDVMDEFQIKVTLKEPYAGMLTRFVSAKILSPKLINDSSSDIGKTPVGTGPFKFVEWVQGDHLTVERFDDYWNKADRVKKITYKPVPENGSRVAMLKTGEAHVIYPAPVQNLKELESNSDVEIHKIPSTIARYVSINTMKEPYDDVRIRQAINYAVNKEAFISVVNSGYGLPLDSIIPNKTQFYAKQETYDHNIEKAKELMKEAGFEDGFNAEIWGNTNSDTLKGMQFIQQQLKEIGITVEIKSMEEGTLSDEIYGAQTPEEAKVQMWYVSWSAYPSDTTNATKPLFSSSSFPPDGANTAYYKNDDVDKWITEVNQTADPDKQAEIYNNIQSTIYKDAPWIFLGVDEILAGSRSNVEGVFISPTGGINVTDANLK; the protein is encoded by the coding sequence ATGCTGATGGCTGGCTGTTCCAGCGAAGAAAGCGGCGGAACTTCGGAAAAGGAGAATTCGGGTAAATCAGCAAGCGGCAAGGATCAGGAGTTAGTCATTGCTGTTAATGAAAACTTCATTTCAATGGACCCGCATAATACGGGCGATACGAATTCAAATTCCGTCCAGACTGCCATGCTGGAGGGATTGCTGGGATCGGATGAAGAGGGACAAATCATTCCGCAGCTGGCTGAGGAATACAGTGTCAGTGATGATGCACTGGAATATACGTTCAAGCTTCGTCAGGGTGTTACCTTCCACGATGGAGAGCCGTTTAATGCAGAGGCGGTTAAAACCAGCTTTGAAAGGATTATGAAGGATGAAAGCCTTCGTTTAAACAGCCGCGGATTTAATCTTATTACCAGCATTGATGTAATGGATGAGTTTCAAATTAAAGTCACTTTAAAAGAACCCTATGCTGGTATGCTGACAAGATTTGTTTCCGCTAAAATCCTAAGCCCGAAGCTGATTAATGACTCTTCCAGCGATATCGGCAAAACACCAGTTGGCACCGGTCCATTCAAGTTTGTGGAATGGGTTCAGGGGGACCATTTAACAGTTGAAAGATTCGATGATTATTGGAATAAGGCCGATCGTGTGAAAAAGATTACGTACAAGCCTGTTCCGGAAAATGGCTCTCGTGTAGCTATGCTGAAAACAGGCGAAGCACATGTAATCTATCCGGCGCCAGTACAAAACTTAAAGGAATTGGAGAGCAATTCAGATGTTGAAATTCATAAAATTCCTTCGACGATTGCCCGATATGTATCCATTAATACGATGAAAGAACCGTATGATGACGTACGAATTCGCCAGGCCATTAACTATGCTGTGAATAAAGAGGCATTTATAAGTGTTGTCAATTCCGGCTACGGCTTGCCGCTGGACTCGATTATTCCAAACAAAACCCAGTTTTACGCCAAACAGGAAACCTATGATCACAACATTGAGAAAGCAAAAGAATTAATGAAAGAAGCTGGGTTTGAAGATGGCTTCAATGCTGAAATTTGGGGGAACACCAATTCAGACACATTGAAGGGAATGCAGTTTATCCAGCAGCAGTTAAAAGAAATTGGCATTACGGTAGAGATTAAATCAATGGAAGAAGGCACATTATCAGATGAGATTTATGGAGCTCAGACACCGGAAGAAGCAAAGGTGCAAATGTGGTATGTCAGCTGGTCTGCGTATCCATCCGACACCACTAATGCAACGAAGCCATTGTTCAGCAGCAGCTCATTCCCGCCGGATGGAGCAAATACGGCATACTACAAAAATGATGATGTAGATAAGTGGATTACAGAGGTAAATCAAACAGCAGATCCTGACAAGCAGGCAGAAATCTACAACAATATTCAATCAACCATCTACAAAGATGCACCTTGGATTTTCTTAGGTGTAGATGAGATCCTTGCAGGTTCAAGATCTAATGTAGAGGGTGTCTTCATTTCTCCAACAGGCGGAATCAATGTCACAGACGCGAATCTTAAGTAA
- the gsiC gene encoding glutathione ABC transporter permease GsiC has protein sequence MLQYILKRILEMIPILFIVSILIFFFTHLIPGDPARLVAGKDATLEEVTIIRAELGLDKPIWDQYITYMSNLFQGDLGTSLKTGLPVSEMFADRFMPSIYLTFMSMGWALVLGLLIGTLSAVFKNKWPDYLGMVTAVSGISMPGFWLGLILIQIFSVQLGWFPTGGAESWKSYILPSITLGAGIMSMLARFTRSSLLETLRADFIRTGRAKGLKESVVIPKHALRNSLIPVVTIAGLQFGFLLGGSVVVETVFSFPGMGRLLIDSIAFRDYPVIQAELLLFSIEFILVNLIVDIMYSMLNPKIRYVS, from the coding sequence TTGCTTCAATATATCTTAAAGAGAATCCTGGAAATGATCCCGATCCTATTTATTGTTTCCATATTAATCTTTTTCTTCACTCATTTAATTCCTGGAGATCCTGCCAGATTAGTTGCCGGAAAGGATGCAACTCTTGAAGAGGTTACTATTATCAGAGCGGAGCTGGGGCTCGATAAACCGATTTGGGATCAATACATTACATACATGAGCAATTTGTTTCAAGGAGATTTGGGGACTTCCTTAAAGACAGGTCTTCCGGTTTCAGAAATGTTTGCTGACCGCTTTATGCCCTCCATCTATTTAACATTCATGAGTATGGGCTGGGCATTGGTGCTTGGTTTGTTAATAGGCACTTTATCAGCAGTATTCAAAAATAAATGGCCGGATTATCTCGGGATGGTCACAGCCGTTTCGGGTATTTCCATGCCGGGATTCTGGCTTGGTTTGATTCTTATTCAGATTTTTTCTGTCCAGCTCGGATGGTTTCCAACAGGTGGAGCAGAGAGCTGGAAAAGCTATATATTGCCTTCTATCACTTTAGGGGCGGGAATCATGTCCATGCTTGCCAGATTTACACGGTCATCTTTACTTGAGACGTTAAGAGCCGATTTTATCCGGACTGGAAGAGCAAAAGGATTAAAGGAATCTGTAGTTATTCCAAAGCATGCACTTAGAAACTCATTAATTCCTGTCGTAACCATTGCCGGGCTGCAGTTTGGCTTCCTGCTTGGGGGATCAGTGGTAGTAGAAACTGTATTTAGTTTTCCGGGGATGGGACGATTGCTGATTGACTCCATTGCCTTCAGGGACTATCCAGTCATCCAGGCCGAACTATTGCTTTTTTCCATTGAATTTATTCTCGTTAATTTAATAGTAGATATCATGTACAGTATGCTGAATCCGAAGATACGCTACGTTTCCTAG
- a CDS encoding ROK family transcriptional regulator, translated as MEKQDQLLMKRQNKNLVLDILKTKSPISRIDIAKITGMSPTSITRIVNELQLQGYLRETEAVASGVGRKATLLEVRGDVLYTVGIEIDKSLLKVGIVNYIGEMVSLLKSKRNESESYMETLHKINMAIRKIMDENEIPAAKIMGLAVGLPGYIDYKNGIVKVSDQLKWKDANLAEDLQKLTSFNVIVDNELKMKIVAESFTGKAKNSQNSILIGIGSGIGSSIMLNGEIYRGETNNAGEIGHTVIDPTGNVCNCGKIGCLATYISEGAILADSRKVKDISSIEDVFQSYRDREPWALNIMDRASTYIALAISNLLCLYNPEVIILSGNTIEKLPEMKEAIEQKCELYIWEPLKQTVRIVYSELSDNGVVLGAAIQAQNLMLELE; from the coding sequence ATGGAGAAACAAGATCAGCTTTTAATGAAAAGACAAAATAAAAATCTTGTTCTTGATATTTTAAAGACTAAGTCCCCTATATCAAGGATTGATATTGCGAAAATAACGGGGATGAGCCCGACTTCTATAACACGAATTGTCAATGAACTTCAGCTGCAGGGCTACCTGAGGGAAACAGAGGCAGTTGCGTCAGGGGTCGGGAGAAAAGCTACCTTGCTGGAGGTTCGCGGCGATGTACTTTATACAGTTGGTATTGAAATTGATAAATCTCTGCTAAAGGTCGGAATTGTCAATTATATTGGAGAAATGGTTTCATTACTTAAGAGTAAAAGAAATGAATCAGAGAGTTATATGGAAACGCTCCATAAAATAAATATGGCTATTCGAAAGATCATGGATGAAAACGAAATTCCTGCTGCTAAAATAATGGGACTCGCTGTCGGTTTACCTGGATATATTGATTATAAAAACGGGATTGTAAAGGTATCGGATCAGTTAAAGTGGAAAGATGCAAACTTAGCTGAAGATCTGCAAAAGCTTACCTCCTTTAACGTCATTGTTGATAATGAATTAAAAATGAAGATTGTCGCAGAGAGCTTTACAGGGAAAGCAAAGAATTCACAGAATTCCATCTTAATAGGCATTGGATCAGGAATTGGTTCTTCAATCATGCTTAATGGAGAAATTTACAGAGGGGAAACCAATAATGCCGGGGAAATCGGGCATACAGTAATTGACCCTACAGGCAATGTCTGCAATTGCGGCAAAATAGGCTGTCTCGCAACTTATATTTCTGAAGGGGCAATCCTTGCAGACAGCAGGAAAGTGAAGGATATATCTTCTATAGAAGATGTGTTCCAGTCCTACCGGGACCGTGAGCCCTGGGCATTAAATATCATGGATAGAGCCTCCACTTATATTGCTTTGGCCATCAGCAATCTCCTCTGCCTTTATAATCCTGAAGTCATTATTTTGAGCGGCAATACGATTGAGAAACTGCCTGAAATGAAGGAAGCTATTGAGCAAAAATGCGAGTTATATATTTGGGAGCCATTGAAGCAAACGGTGAGAATCGTCTATTCGGAATTAAGTGATAACGGAGTTGTTCTTGGGGCGGCCATACAGGCACAAAATCTTATGCTGGAACTTGAGTAG
- a CDS encoding Gfo/Idh/MocA family protein, whose product MEPLRVCIIGAGSISDMHFKSFAGNSDAVLCGVFDYSAERAEAKALEYGISRVYKNIEEVYSDPNVDAVSICTWNNSHAELSVGALNAGKHVLVEKPLAMNVEEALKVQAAVRNSGKTLQVGFVRRFATNTKVLKAFVDNGTLGDIYYAKASCLRRLGNPGGWFADKDRSGGGPLIDLGVHVIDVCWYLMGRPKVKSISGNVYSKLGNRGNVENLRFYKAADYQKDRNTVEDLANALITFENGASLFVDVSFTLHAKQDEIGVKLYGTKGGAELEPELAIVSEENNTILNIHPQMDHLTFDFANAFQNQIDSFVSSCIKGTNPLAPVEDGVEMMKILAGIYEAADKKSEVTFV is encoded by the coding sequence GTGGAGCCTTTAAGAGTCTGTATTATAGGAGCCGGATCTATATCTGATATGCATTTCAAGTCCTTTGCCGGCAATTCTGATGCTGTCCTGTGCGGGGTGTTTGATTATTCTGCGGAAAGAGCGGAAGCGAAAGCGCTGGAGTATGGTATCAGCCGTGTATATAAAAATATAGAAGAAGTATATAGTGATCCGAATGTCGATGCAGTAAGCATTTGCACCTGGAATAATAGCCATGCGGAATTATCTGTTGGGGCATTAAACGCTGGAAAACATGTTCTGGTAGAAAAGCCTTTAGCCATGAATGTGGAAGAGGCGTTAAAAGTGCAAGCAGCTGTAAGGAATAGCGGGAAAACCCTGCAGGTAGGATTCGTCAGGAGGTTTGCTACAAACACAAAAGTGCTGAAGGCTTTTGTTGACAACGGTACTTTAGGCGACATTTACTATGCAAAAGCATCATGCCTGCGCCGTCTCGGAAATCCGGGGGGCTGGTTTGCAGACAAAGATCGCTCTGGGGGAGGTCCGTTAATTGACCTGGGTGTCCATGTCATCGATGTGTGCTGGTACCTGATGGGCCGCCCTAAAGTGAAGTCGATTTCCGGAAATGTGTACAGCAAGCTGGGGAACAGAGGGAATGTTGAGAATTTACGCTTTTATAAAGCGGCAGATTATCAAAAAGATCGTAACACAGTTGAGGATTTGGCGAATGCACTGATTACGTTCGAAAATGGCGCATCTTTATTTGTCGATGTATCCTTTACACTTCATGCAAAACAAGATGAAATTGGAGTCAAATTATATGGCACAAAAGGCGGGGCAGAACTGGAGCCTGAGTTGGCCATTGTAAGTGAAGAGAATAACACCATTTTAAATATTCACCCGCAGATGGATCATTTAACATTTGATTTTGCCAATGCCTTTCAGAATCAGATCGATTCCTTTGTTTCGAGCTGTATAAAAGGAACAAATCCTTTGGCGCCCGTTGAAGATGGGGTGGAAATGATGAAGATCCTCGCTGGCATTTATGAAGCGGCAGATAAGAAAAGTGAGGTGACCTTTGTTTAA
- a CDS encoding ABC transporter permease, whose product MEIIKEVNAYTPVIPKKKYSPVKEFFKNWKKQKMAFGASIFILLLIIIAIIGPYIAPYDPYEPDYNTTLQGPSNEHWAGTDEYGRDIFSRLLVGARISLGVSFLAVFLGAAGGIILGLMSGYFGGWLDRLIMRGSDVMFAFPDLLLAIAIVAILGPGLTNVVIAVSIFSIPSFARLVRGSTLEGKETVFVEAAKSMGASHRRIMFKHIFPETLGSLIVFITMRIGTAILAASSLSFLGLGASPETPDWGAMLSLGRDYLGTASHVVMMPGLAIFLTVLAFNLVGDGLRDVLDPKTKNE is encoded by the coding sequence ATGGAAATCATAAAAGAAGTAAATGCCTATACCCCAGTGATTCCAAAGAAAAAATACTCACCTGTTAAAGAATTTTTTAAGAATTGGAAAAAGCAAAAAATGGCATTTGGGGCAAGCATTTTTATCCTGCTGCTAATCATCATCGCCATTATTGGACCCTATATTGCACCCTATGATCCGTATGAGCCCGATTATAATACGACGCTGCAGGGTCCAAGCAATGAACATTGGGCAGGCACGGATGAATACGGCCGCGATATTTTCAGCCGTTTGCTCGTCGGTGCAAGAATCTCGCTTGGTGTCAGTTTTCTGGCTGTTTTTTTAGGAGCGGCTGGAGGAATCATTCTTGGGCTAATGAGCGGTTATTTTGGCGGCTGGCTGGATCGGCTTATTATGCGCGGCAGTGATGTTATGTTTGCGTTTCCGGATCTGCTGCTGGCAATCGCCATTGTGGCCATTTTAGGACCGGGATTAACGAACGTGGTCATTGCCGTGTCCATTTTCAGTATCCCATCTTTTGCAAGACTGGTGAGGGGCTCGACTTTAGAGGGAAAAGAGACCGTCTTTGTGGAAGCAGCGAAATCAATGGGAGCCTCGCACCGGAGGATTATGTTCAAGCATATTTTCCCTGAAACTCTTGGAAGCTTAATCGTATTTATTACGATGAGAATTGGAACGGCAATCTTAGCGGCCTCCAGTTTGAGTTTCCTGGGTCTCGGTGCCAGTCCTGAAACACCGGATTGGGGTGCTATGCTCAGCCTTGGACGTGATTATTTAGGAACAGCTTCCCATGTTGTCATGATGCCGGGATTAGCGATCTTTTTGACAGTGCTTGCTTTCAATCTTGTCGGAGATGGGCTCCGGGATGTCCTGGACCCGAAAACGAAGAATGAGTAA
- a CDS encoding sugar phosphate isomerase/epimerase family protein, with amino-acid sequence MKVGLSTYSLVRELRDGNMTVLDVIDWIAENGGEHMEIVPYGFSVVDNAELAHQIKKRAEAAGIELSAYSLPANFVQPTQEAFEQEVERLKEHVDIVNLMGIKIMRHDVTAFQLKPEEMTIHYFEEHFDTLVEGSRQIADYAAQYGITTTIENHGFNVQSSDRVQRVIHEVDRPNFKTTLDVGNFLCIDEDPLVGVKKNLKYAATVHLKDFYIRPYFENPGDGVWFRTVNENYLRGAIVGHGDLNIREIIRLIKGSGYDGYLTVEFEGMEDCRTGSKIGMDNVRRLWNEVQAVNESKPVLKG; translated from the coding sequence ATGAAGGTTGGACTTAGCACGTACAGTTTAGTAAGAGAATTAAGAGATGGCAATATGACGGTTTTGGATGTGATTGACTGGATTGCCGAAAATGGCGGGGAGCACATGGAGATCGTCCCTTATGGTTTTTCAGTTGTGGATAATGCGGAGCTTGCACATCAAATTAAGAAGAGAGCAGAAGCAGCCGGGATTGAACTTTCTGCCTATTCCCTGCCGGCCAATTTTGTCCAGCCGACACAGGAAGCATTCGAACAAGAAGTGGAGCGGCTGAAAGAGCATGTGGACATCGTTAATCTCATGGGCATTAAGATTATGCGCCATGATGTAACAGCATTTCAGCTGAAGCCGGAAGAAATGACGATTCACTACTTTGAAGAGCATTTTGATACGCTAGTAGAAGGAAGCCGTCAAATCGCAGATTACGCAGCACAATACGGCATTACAACTACCATTGAAAACCACGGATTCAACGTCCAATCGAGCGACCGCGTTCAGCGGGTCATTCATGAGGTGGACCGTCCTAACTTCAAAACAACTCTCGATGTCGGCAACTTCCTTTGCATAGATGAGGATCCGCTCGTTGGAGTAAAAAAGAATCTAAAATACGCAGCAACGGTCCATTTAAAAGATTTCTATATTCGCCCATATTTTGAAAATCCGGGTGATGGAGTCTGGTTCAGGACAGTAAATGAAAACTATCTCCGCGGAGCCATCGTTGGCCACGGAGATTTAAATATACGCGAGATTATTAGATTGATAAAGGGCTCCGGTTATGACGGTTATTTGACAGTGGAATTTGAAGGTATGGAAGATTGCAGGACTGGTTCCAAAATTGGCATGGATAATGTAAGAAGATTATGGAATGAAGTGCAGGCAGTGAATGAATCTAAGCCGGTTTTGAAAGGGTGA
- a CDS encoding ABC transporter ATP-binding protein — translation MPETLLKINGLKKSFTLPGGMFAKKRSLKAVHDVSFRIEQGTTYSLVGESGCGKSTTGRLISRLLTPSHGEIWIDGEEISQKKESQLKLVRKKVQMIFQDPYASLNPRMKVREIIAEPLVIHTKLSKAERNRLVSEMLETVGLTEHHADRYAHEFSGGQRQRIGIARALIMKPKLIIADEPVSALDVSIQSQILNLLKDLQTEFNLTYLFISHDLSVVEHISDSIGVMYLGTIVESGPKDVIFSNPQHPYTKALLSSVPVPDPRLRRERIVLQGDLPSPVNPPSGCRFHTRCPACMDICRTVEPEVKKGLAEDHFVACHLMD, via the coding sequence ATGCCTGAGACTCTGCTGAAAATAAATGGGTTGAAAAAGTCCTTCACACTTCCGGGCGGCATGTTCGCCAAAAAGAGATCATTAAAGGCAGTTCATGATGTGTCGTTCCGCATTGAGCAGGGAACTACTTACAGTCTCGTTGGAGAAAGCGGGTGCGGCAAGTCTACAACAGGACGGCTGATCTCAAGGCTGCTGACTCCCAGCCACGGTGAAATCTGGATTGATGGCGAAGAAATTTCACAAAAGAAAGAATCACAGCTGAAATTGGTTCGAAAAAAGGTGCAGATGATCTTTCAGGACCCCTATGCATCTCTTAATCCAAGAATGAAAGTAAGAGAGATTATAGCCGAACCGCTTGTGATTCATACGAAACTATCAAAAGCCGAACGGAATAGATTAGTCAGCGAAATGCTGGAAACCGTTGGACTGACAGAACATCATGCAGACAGGTATGCCCATGAATTCAGCGGCGGCCAGCGCCAGCGGATCGGCATAGCCAGGGCGCTGATTATGAAACCTAAGCTCATTATAGCTGATGAACCCGTATCCGCTCTTGATGTTTCGATTCAATCTCAAATCCTGAACTTACTAAAGGATTTGCAGACTGAATTTAATCTTACGTATCTCTTTATTTCACATGATTTAAGTGTAGTCGAACACATCAGCGACAGCATCGGGGTCATGTATCTTGGCACCATAGTAGAATCAGGCCCGAAGGATGTCATCTTCTCAAATCCGCAGCATCCTTATACAAAAGCACTGCTATCTTCTGTGCCAGTCCCGGATCCGAGGCTGAGAAGGGAGCGGATAGTCCTGCAGGGAGACTTGCCGAGTCCGGTTAACCCTCCTTCCGGGTGCCGTTTTCATACGAGGTGTCCTGCCTGTATGGATATTTGCAGAACAGTGGAACCAGAGGTGAAAAAAGGGCTGGCGGAAGATCATTTTGTTGCATGTCATTTAATGGATTAG
- a CDS encoding ABC transporter ATP-binding protein — MEKLLQVSGLETQFTKDKEKLKILRGVSFHINKGEVLGLVGESGCGKSLTSLSIMKLFKGTSGEISGGSISFKGEDLTHKSEREMRKIRGKQMAMIFQEPMTSLNPVMKIGEQLLEPIRLHLDLNEKQAKEHVIFILKKVGIPRAEEIVYEFPHQLSGGMRQRIMIAMAMSCNPQLLIADEPTTALDVTIQAQILELMKQLQREEGMSVLLITHDLGVVAEMCDRVAVMYAGRVVEEANVFDLFESPQHPYTKGLIGSVPKIGQRKDKLTSIKGNVPDPGNMPKGCKFAPRCNEAKSICLEEEPAATDLGDGRMCSCWMIEEGRKNVYA, encoded by the coding sequence ATGGAGAAGCTATTGCAGGTAAGCGGGCTGGAGACGCAATTTACAAAGGATAAAGAAAAACTGAAAATTTTGAGGGGTGTCAGTTTCCATATCAATAAAGGAGAGGTACTCGGGCTCGTAGGAGAATCCGGCTGCGGCAAAAGTCTAACCTCCCTGTCAATCATGAAGTTATTTAAAGGCACAAGCGGAGAAATATCGGGCGGAAGTATTTCCTTCAAAGGCGAGGATCTTACTCATAAATCAGAGCGGGAAATGAGAAAAATCCGGGGGAAACAAATGGCCATGATCTTTCAGGAGCCGATGACTTCCTTAAATCCCGTCATGAAAATAGGCGAACAGCTGCTGGAGCCCATCCGGCTGCATCTTGATTTAAACGAAAAACAGGCCAAGGAGCATGTGATATTTATTTTAAAGAAAGTGGGGATTCCCCGGGCGGAAGAAATCGTTTATGAATTTCCCCATCAGCTTTCTGGAGGGATGCGGCAAAGGATTATGATTGCCATGGCCATGTCCTGCAATCCTCAGCTTCTAATAGCAGATGAACCGACGACGGCACTGGATGTAACAATTCAGGCGCAGATACTGGAATTGATGAAACAGCTGCAGCGTGAGGAAGGCATGTCCGTTCTATTAATTACCCATGATCTCGGTGTAGTGGCGGAAATGTGTGATCGGGTAGCCGTCATGTATGCAGGCCGGGTAGTAGAGGAAGCGAATGTATTCGATTTATTTGAAAGCCCGCAGCATCCTTATACGAAAGGACTGATAGGATCAGTTCCAAAAATAGGACAGAGAAAGGATAAACTGACATCCATTAAAGGGAATGTTCCCGACCCCGGCAATATGCCGAAGGGCTGCAAGTTTGCTCCGAGATGCAATGAAGCCAAATCCATTTGTTTAGAGGAAGAGCCGGCTGCAACCGACTTGGGAGATGGGAGAATGTGCAGCTGCTGGATGATTGAAGAAGGGAGGAAAAATGTATATGCCTGA
- a CDS encoding sugar phosphate isomerase/epimerase family protein: METVKLSNKIGVMVDSLRLPLYEGLKVCKDMGADGVQIYAVEGEMAPENMDQNSRKQLKSYLESIGLEISALCGDLGGHGFQDIEQNPVKIEKSKRILDLAAELGTNIVTTHIGIIPEEQNSPIYEAMQAACEELALYARSMNAYFAIETGPEPSARLRNFLDTLSTNGVSVNFDPANMVMVTGDDPANGVRLLKDYIVHTHVKDGKRLKPADPRDVYGFLGYGGGTDHEKIAEMVASGEYFREMPLGKGAVDFEAYFNALNEINYQGYLTIEREVNQNPISDISEAVGFIKSFR; encoded by the coding sequence ATGGAGACTGTAAAACTCTCAAATAAAATTGGTGTGATGGTGGATAGCCTCAGGCTGCCATTGTACGAAGGACTTAAAGTCTGCAAAGATATGGGAGCTGATGGTGTACAAATATATGCGGTTGAAGGAGAAATGGCTCCTGAAAATATGGATCAGAACTCCCGGAAACAACTTAAAAGCTATTTGGAATCCATTGGCCTTGAAATATCGGCACTTTGCGGTGACCTTGGAGGACATGGGTTTCAGGATATTGAACAAAATCCTGTTAAGATTGAAAAATCAAAACGCATTTTGGATCTCGCTGCAGAATTGGGAACAAATATTGTGACGACGCATATTGGCATTATCCCTGAGGAGCAGAACAGCCCCATCTATGAAGCCATGCAGGCAGCTTGTGAGGAACTGGCTCTTTATGCAAGAAGCATGAATGCCTACTTTGCCATTGAGACAGGACCTGAACCATCCGCCAGGCTCAGAAACTTTCTGGATACGCTGAGCACGAATGGGGTATCAGTAAATTTTGATCCTGCGAATATGGTGATGGTGACAGGAGATGACCCGGCAAATGGTGTCAGGCTTCTAAAGGATTATATTGTCCATACACATGTGAAGGATGGAAAGAGGCTTAAACCTGCTGATCCCCGTGATGTATACGGGTTCCTTGGATATGGAGGCGGCACAGATCATGAGAAGATTGCTGAAATGGTTGCCTCAGGTGAATATTTTAGGGAGATGCCGCTCGGAAAAGGAGCCGTTGATTTTGAGGCTTACTTCAATGCTTTGAACGAAATTAATTATCAGGGGTATTTGACGATTGAAAGAGAAGTGAATCAAAATCCAATAAGTGATATCTCAGAAGCGGTAGGATTCATTAAAAGCTTTAGGTAA